AACTTAAATTCACAAAACCCATCATTCCATGCCCTTCTCAAGGGTAGACACCAAAAAGATTTGTGCCATCCTTTCTGTTGTCATTTCTGTAATTTGAAAAGAActattctgctctactctacacCACGCCAGTCTCCTCTTCTCAAAGCTAAACATGCCTAACTCCTTTAAATTCTGTTCACATAATTTAGTTTTAATCCACTGATCATCTTCATTAATCAGTTCCTAATCTGTACCAATTTTTCTGGTTCCTGCTTTTAAATATGTTATCCAGATTTTAGTGCCATTAATTTAGAAAGTACATTTTTTATTAATGCAGTGTAACATTGTTTATTGCTGCCATATCACATCATTGATTCATATTAAATTTTAAGATTCTTTAAgattttactactactacttcatTACAAGCCAGTTTTTCTCATTTTATACCaatgtgttttatttctttttcctacATGAAGAACTTTATATTTGTCTCTGTTACACATCATTGTTCATTTCACCTTCTCTTAACTTATTAAGGTAACTTTGACTGTTAACTGTAGTATATGAACTGTCTCGCCCAATATTGTGCCATCTGCACATTTTATGAGAATTTGTTCCATCTCTTATCACAGAATGACCTGAGGCATGCAACAATtgcaaaaaaatatcaaaaaagaGAGGATTGTGTGGGGGAAGAAGGAAAGTCAAAGAAACAATTGATCTGCTGGATAAAAAAGATGGCAAGATAATGATAGACAATAGGAAAAATGCTTGTTAGTTGCTTAATTCCTGTTTTGCATTTGTCTTTGTGGGGAAAAAAGTGTAATCGAACTGTCAAAAGTTGCATTTTTAGACCATGGGGTTGGCTAAGTCTCCTGAGATTATCATGGATACTAAGTACTTCAGAGATCTGAAAGTGTCACGCATAAGCACACcaacatgcctactgtccctgtcctaatgtcccttaTTATtcatatccttttcttttattcaaaatcatgtttatacttttatctgtTATCCTACATATgcctaactaactaaataaataaatcttttaaacTAGCTATTGTATTTCAATCACTGATGTCATTCCACCAAATATCCCATTGGCAAATTGCCTTCCTGAAATAAGAGTTGAAGCTCAAATTCATTTATTTCCTGTAACCAACACGCTTAGATTTTTCATTAATGGTTTAATGTGTTCCTTCATGGTATAGCTAAATACCCATGTAATTCTAGAGTGTACATGCATTTATCCAAAGCCATTATCtcagaaaaagggggggaaattaaatTATAAGCAAGATTCTTCTACtatagtaagtaaaaaaaaacaagcaaaccatATTATTACCGGTATATAGTTCAATATGTGACCCCTCTATGACTAATGATACAaaatatgacaattattaagcTAATATATTTAAGCATTAGGAATCTGGTAGCCAATTTAAAAGACAGTAGGTTGCcaataaagataaacaaaaaacaGGACCTCACAATGTCCCTAGTTTTATCAATCTGGTATCCAACATTACATCTTTTCCCTGAATATTCTGTGCTGCGAATAGttgcaaatttaaaaatatgaaaaaaattgtttcttttttactatatATCAGAATTTAACTATTTGGATCAAAAGTACAGTtacattttaaaagattaaattaTGTGCTAGATGATCATATTTAATGTTAATACAAACAAGGTTCATTCTAATGTATTCACCAATATGAAAACCAGGACATGCTGCGGTGTCTATATTCATTTACTGCAGTGTGCATATTAATTTATTCAAAAGAACTAGTGGAATTCAGCATCAGCTGATGGGCACCAATTTATTTTCTTCATATCATTTGAAAGGATATACAAGCACAGTTCTGACtatttttcactggcagaattcTAATGCATTTTACCTAAAAGCATTGttgaataaataacaaaaagcCTCAGGAGAATTCTTTGTCATTGCTTCTTGCTTCCTATCAAAACTATATCTTCGCCTTTGGAAAACTGTTATTAAGACAAATCACTATGCTTGCAAAGCTAGACATCAGAACAAAGAATAAGGATTGAATGTCGAATCACAGACTGTCATTACTTTGAAAGAAAATACCGTTTTGAagtattattctatttattttaaaatattttaacttatttaagtatagtggttcctctacttatgaacttaattcattccataaccaggttcttaactagaaaagtttctaagaagaagcaatttttcccattggaatcaatgtaaaagcaaataatgcgtgcgattggggaaaccacagggaggctggaggccctgttacctcccaggagattcctagagaggccccacagaggcttctccccaccttttccggccctgtttcctcccaggagattcctagagaggccccatggaggcttctccctgccttttctgattacagtttcggaggttcgggttgtaagtggaaaatggttcttgagaagaggcatttttttaaagaaaagtttgttagtagaggcgttcttaggtagaggtgctactgtattttaaatattttcaaattttaaaatataaattgataTTTACTCAAAGACTTTTGCATATCAATAAAATGTTAGCTCTTTTATTCTGTTGCATATTGCAACAATTGTGGAATTATATATACTTTTTGCTATAGGATTTTGTTGAAAGACCCAATCAAGGATAAAATAGGAATCAATAGTATGAAATTCAGTTCACTAATAGAGATAATGTAGAATAATGCAAAACATAGTGATTCTATTAAGTTTATTTGTGTTGAACTTCACATTAAAATTGTGCAGTTATTATTTGTGGAAATATCAATTTACATCTGTCTTTATTTGCTTGTAAATGTGACTTAGTCACATCGTCTCCTCAAAAATGGTGCAGTTATAGGATGGGACAATATTGTAACTCTGAAACAAAATGaacatggtaaaaaaaaaaaaccacattatcTCCAGAAAATAGCCCACAATTTTATTAATctcccttcattttttaaaaaatacatttatctAAGTTGCTGTTTAAGTTGATCCAGCAATGACACTGTTGTGAATGTCAGGTACCATCCCAGCTCAGATATTCCTGGGTTTAGTATCCTGAAAAACTGCTACTCTGATCTTAGACCACCTTCCAAATGCTCCATACTCCCTGGGATCTATTAGGACAATGACTTGATCTTCACTTTGACTGGTTTGCAAGCAAGCTTGCATGTATTTGTTGGACTTGCTTAAATGTGAAGCATATGTAATTAAACACCAGCCTGCCTTCAAAAGTGCTTTATCTTCATTCAtttccaaaaaaagaagaagaaggtagcAGGTATACTGAAACATAATGCTGCTATCTATAAACCCCTTATTTCATGAAATAAATGATTGAAACCTAATTCCTTTGTGCATGCATGTCCCAGAATAGTACATTCTCATACATCAAGGTTAGAAGGAGGATGCGCTAAATCTGTACTCATCTTCCAAAGTTCTCCTTTAGGTCATCATCAGAAATTAGAGTGCCATTTTTCAGGGAAAGTTCTTCCAGTAGTATTCTGCCTGGGTACACCTTCCCATTTGTGGAGCGATCAGAaacaattttaaagaaaaatcatgagatttaaagaaaaaaaccccacactatTAATAAGGTTCCTTTTTATGTATTTGGTTTTTGCAAGTGCTTCCAAATGTTCTGTGGAAGGATAAAGTATAATTTTTAGGCGAGAATTAAAAATGGTGTACTACgtatacccagtgatgggctaccaaagtttttacaaAAATACCAcccgcattttgtttcaacatctttcagtgcaaattgggtgctctgggatggagctccaaattttgctaccagaactgcgttcctgtctgttcctgtaggagcccatcactgcgtaTACCCAATGTACCTATTGTTAAACACAGAAAAGATTTGTTAAAAACATTAACATCAGTTCTGAATTGTTCCTAAGTTAACATTTTAAATAGACAAAGCCCTTCATCAGCCTCACTTAGGAACAAAACTTTGGGgatcaattgtagttgtaaattgagggctatCTGTATGCATCTTTCCTTTTAAAGGCTGATAAAAGGCTGGATTTCTGAAAGTAGATGTGGCACATACAGAGTTTCCATTACAGTGTAAGTGTAGAATGCTTTGCAGGATTTAAACAACAGACATAAGGCTCCTACTATAAATATCTTAGGCACGATTAGAGATGTAGGCAAAGCAAACCTGATCTGCAGAAACTCTTTCCTCCATCAATCCTGACAAGGAACAGTTATAATCTCATCAGATTAAATTCAGAGAGACAgcagttgctaaggatgccaccTTTTTCCTAGCACAACCTCTGAGAATATGGCAAAGATTCCACAAGGTTAGTGGTTTTATTCATATTAATTGCTCTTGGCTCTttataaaaaagggggggggggaggaagaaagtagAAATAAACTTTTCTTTCTATTCCGGTTGCTTCTAAATGATTTTTGATAAAGTTACACTATTAAAGGAGTTTTACGACGGTTGATGGGTAATTGTGTTAAACTTAATTATAGTAAAAATGAAGTTGTACAACTACAGTAtaatacaaagaaaataaaataccttAATAGGTTACCTAGTAATTGAATAATTTGTAAAAGTATGCTTTGCTGAGTTTATTCAATAACTCTGCATAGCAGTCTTTTCCAATGTGATATTCTCCAATTATATTGGATTTCAAGTCCAATTATTCCCAACCAAGGGAAGAGTAGCTTGAGAAAAACTTATGTGTAGAATGGCAGCCATAGCtaagaaaaaaaacaatgcaacaaaAGTGATTAAAGTGGGGCACTGTTCTTGTGCTAGTTTCCTATTTATATGAACAAATATGAACCAAAATTCCAAATGATAAGCATATAGTCCTTACAAACTGCATTTTTAAGATGCTGGACCAGTAAAAAGAATTCACTTATTTTGTCAGGAAAGTTAAAAATAATCACTAGGAATACCATTCTACAGTAAGTGAGAGGTTAAAATTGTTTCCAAAATAATATTATAAATCTATGATGCCTTTGCAATATTTATTTCAGCCTCCTGGACACAAAACAGCCTCTAAAATGAGGCAGCAAAATCAATGGCCTACCTCTAGCTTAAAGTTGTTATTCTCCCTTTCTCATATAGGGAACCCATATTCAAATTGAAACATTGACTCCAAATAATTGATCATACAGtacttcagtgatggcgaacctatggcacgggtgccacaggtggcacgcggagccatatctgctggcacacgagctgttgccctcgcttagctccaacatgtatgtgcttgccggccagctgatttttggctcgcacagagattctgggagggccttttagcttccagagagcctctgggaggatgggagaggacgtttttatcctcccctggctctagggaagcctttggagcctgaggagggtgaaacacaagcctactgggcccaccagaagttgggaaacaggccgtttccagcctccagagggcctccccagacattgaactatggatgtgggcactcacgcatacaTGATAGAGCAtgtccacgctctttcggcacccgagagaaaaaaggttcaccatcactgcagtaCTTTAATATGAAATTGtagtaacttttaaaaaatggagcagTTTATCCCTCTCTTCCGTCTCATTAAGATAACCAcagctcattttttaaaatacattttaagattgttttaaaTATGCTTTTATATTGTTACTTTTGAATTGCATTGTTTTTGCtatgttatatattattatatcacTTTTAATTGtttgtaagccactcagagtcATATGAGTTGAGAAGCTGTATAAATTGGAAGAGTAAGTAAATAAGAACCAGAATTCCAGATCTCCTGAAGCAAGGGAGTGACTTTAATAAGCTTTAATTGAAGCCATCCCCTTCATGTACACCCCAAAGTCCTCCTGGGACAACCAATGATCATTCACTTTTCCCCAGAATAATTATTTATTccgtttcatttttttcctcctaaGATAAAAACTATTCCTTAAAATATGTGTTTTCAGCAGAGTGCTCTCTagatatattggaaaaatgaTTCCTGAAATAACCAATATATTTAGTAAATAGCCAGAGATGGATGACCAATGTTTTattaaagaaactttttttttaaggagaatgaataaaggaataattttgaaatcatttttcaaTTGACAAGAGGGTAACACAGAATGAATCCAACTACTAGTAGTACTTTTCTCACTTAAAATGATAATGCTGTAATTAGTTCTCAATTAATTTGCAGTGCATAAGTATTTAATTTATGTAAATGTTTAATTATCCTAGATAATTATACAtttggtatattttatttttttaaagtccatttaCTGAAAAGTAGCATTCATTTTCCTGCTATAATGTACATTTGAATTTACCTTGCTCATTATCACTATATCTCATATTTTTGGCTTGAGGTCATATTTCACATTAATTAAAAACATATTCAGATTTCATAAGGAAGTGAGCAGCTTGTCCTCATATTGTAGAATAATTGGTAAGGTGGTGCATTTGCAGTATTTAGGATTGTTTTACCTTCACATTTTCATTAGTGAGATGTAATTCCAAAAAGAAAGACTGATCTTTTTGGAAATATGGAATGTGAAACAATTCCATAATTTTCCAAAGATGCAAATGGTTACCACTTTTCCTtgtcaaaaaataaatattttttacaaaGGTGGGAGGGGGAAATACTAAGGGCAGAACTAGAGAATCTAGTCAATAATTCGATACTTCTAAAGCAGTAGTTATACATGAATTAATAACATTAACTCAATTAGATCCAGCAAAGGAAAGGCCGAGAAGCTTTCTCAGTAGCATTGGGAGTAATACATTTCTGTAAACATTGACGAATAtgacttgcttatttattttatatgagtTACATAGTCACCTGTAATGTAAGCACAACTCTGGTCACGGTGAAAACAACAAAAGCCACTAATCAAAATACAAACTTTGTAAAACCTTATAAAAATACCTGACTCCTAAGACAACAATCTTCCATATTGCACATCCATATAGAGtaccatctttatttatttgtttgtttcgatttctatgccgccgaagaaaactaatactgtattaaaaatattaaaaattcccaaactccatttttttctaaaaaacacaatcatccacattcattcaacTGGATTTAGCCATTCATGAAATCGGACAGAGTTCATTCTGAACATTCATGCCgcccccccatgcctgccggcaaagatgggtcttcagggcCTTGTGAAATGCAAGGAGagtggaggcagtacgaatctctggagggagttggttccaaccTTGTTAGGTTACTGTCCCCTTCAAGGCCTATGGAAGGCAAAGAGTGTGAGAGTTTGCTGGATCTCTTGGAGAAGGGCATTCTATGGGGCAGGTACAATTTGTTtcaaatgtacagtgttccctcgactttcacaggggatgcgttccgagacctcccgcaaaagtcgaatttccgcgaagtagagatgcggaagtaaatacactattttttggttatgaacagtatttcaagccttcccataacactttaaatccctaaagtacaatttcccattcccttagcaaccatttagattattactcaccatgtttatttattaaagtttattaaaagaaatatttattaaaggcggatgaaagtttggcgatgacatatgatgtcatcgggtgggaaaaaccatggtatagggaaaaaacctgcgaagtattttttaattaacatttttgaaaaaccgtggtatagatttttcgcgaagttcgaacccgcgaaaatcgagggaacactgtattacaaacTTGCCACAAATGCTAGCGCTCATAAAATAATTATTGCCTGGTACTTAAGACATGTTTTATCATGGGTGTTGAAGTAGTTTTACCTCACAGTTATCCTCACTCTCATTGTAGACTACCttatatttctttataaaatggggaaaatgtaCTGAAAGATCAGAACAATTAACTCTTAATGCACTATTATGCTAGTAGCTACAGTGTACTATATTACAAACTACACATTTATCTACAGAAAGTACACTCATGtgagttttgtttttaatggttCTGTCTTATATGAAGCTTTTTAATTGCTGGTAGAACTGATTTATGCATCTTTGCTTAGAATTTAAAAACACTTTTTGAAGTTTTATTATACTTTCAGTCACATTGTCTCTTGATTACTGGTAAGCAGTTGTCCAtttcttggtggtgcagtggttagagtgcagtatggcaagctacttctgttgatcatcagctgccagcagtttggcagatcgaatctcagtagactcaaagttcactcagccttccatccttccaaggtcggtaaaatgaggacccagattgttgggggaaataggcttactctctgtaaaccacttagagaagactgtaaaacactgtgaagcagtatataaatctaaatgctattgctatattctaTGAATTCTCATGTTGCCCTGTCACTTCTCAGAAAAGGTCCACAAtttataacagaattggaagggaccttggaggtcttctagtccaaccccctgcttagacagatagttatccaacatctgcttaaaaacgtccagtgttggggcattcacaacttctggaggcaagttgttccactgatcaactgttctgactgtcagaaaattcatccttagttctaagttacttctctccttgcttagtttccacccattgcttcttgtcctaccctcatgcgctttggagaatagattgactccttcttctttgtggcaacccctgagatactggaacactgctatcacgactcccctaatccttcttttcattaaactagccatgcccagttcccgcaatcgttcttcacatgttttagcctccagacccctaatcatctttgctgctcttctctgaactttttctagagtctcaatatcctttttgcatcgtagcgaccaaaactgaacgcagtattccaagtgtgaacttaccaaggccttataaagtggtattaacatttcatgtgatcttgattctatccctctgttaatgcagtctagaactatgttgccttttttggcagctgctgcacacggctggctcatatttcaatggttgtcccttaggactccaagatccctctcacagttactactgttgagcaatgtttaagtaaaataaatgaatgaatgaatgaatgaatgaatgaatgaatgaataaataaataaataaataactgtaccacatatactgtacctgtgcattttgtttttcttgcctaaatgtagaaccttacttttttcatttgacgtaggatagaaacatagaagactgacggcagaaaaagacctcatgatccatctagtctgcccttatactattgagctgatggtgagatttgaactgctgaactacaggtatcagttagttgaagtagactgcagtgctgcactctaaccactgcaccccccccccactcttatCTTACCCTGGCACTGATCCACCCCGGATCTTTGTACAACATCTGAAGACTATAAGACATCTGTGAGgtcttaatttattttgtccctagaaagaaaatagataatgTACAATGCTTTGTCTTTGATTTAATGTACGGGatatctgttgttgtttttaaaaaaatcagccatAATTTTCTATTTGTCTTGGAGTACTAGGGGTTGCTGTCCTGAGCTTTTTCTCCACCCCCTCCCCATCTCCCAGCAGCTGCCTTAACATAGCAACTATCAGAAAGTCAGAAATTATGCAATACTAACCCTACCTCCCCAGGCATCAACAACAGCTGTAAAGTTGGATTGCGCTTTTAAGCATGATTTTATGCAATAtgtattttgttttaattaaattacCTCTTAAATGTGGAAAAGATTAGGTCAGGTTGGGCTAACCTGACCTGATAAAAAAACACTGAATGGAAATTTCAATTTAGTTACAGCACTAAATTACCCTTTAAAATAAGTGTATACCGTCATTGTACATCAGGGTTCCAAATCTTCCCAAGTCAGTCAATGGTCAAACTATTTGGAATCCATGGAACAGATTAAGCAACTAAATACTAATGCGGGAGTATGCTTTAATTAAATTAAGCAAGGGTTGCCTCCAAATAATGAACAGTCTCAAATTCATATATTGTACATAAATGTATATGGAGAAAAGGCAATAAtctgttctttttttctgtttcataGGCTTCTGTGATATGACTTTGATACTCTGAACACTTTGATAATCTGATTACAAGATTTTCCTGAACAAAGCTTCTTCTCTTAATTCTGTAGTAACCATGGCCATTCTTAAAGTAAAATTCACCAAAACCAAGCGAGACAAACTGGCTCAAATACTATGGATTCTCAACTGGTTTTCCGTGATATCTGGTGCAGTTGTATTCAGCCTTGGACTCTTCCTAAAGATTGAAATACGGAAACGCAAGGAAGTGATAGCGAGATGGGATATTAATTCTGTTCCAAATATTTTGATTTCTATTGGAGCCATAGTTTGCATGATCAACTTTTTTGGAGGTAAAATATGTTACGACTGCACGGATGCCAATAAATTTAACCGCTGGAAGCTGATCATGCTCCCTTATATTGTATGCACTCTCTGTTTTACCTTCTGCATCTTTGTGGGTGCCATTATGTGCTACACTATGAGAAATGAGTTGGAAGAATCTCTATACCTTGGATTGGCAAATGCTATTAGATTCTACAAAGACACAGACATTCCTGGAAGATGCTATTTGAAGAGAACTATAGACACTTTGCAGATCAGATTCCAGTGCTGTGGAAACAATGGTTTTAGGGATTGGTTTGAAATTCAGTGGGTATCACCTCGTTATCTGGATACGACTTCAGAGGATGTTCTAGAGTAAGTATTGATGTTCTTTCATGAAATGAGTTTGAAActaggcttagaaacatagaaacatagaagactgacggcagaaaaagacatcatggtccatctagtgtgcccttatactattttctgtattttatcttaggatggatatatgtttatcccaggcatgtttaaattcagttactgtggatttatctaccacgtctgctggaagtttgttccaaggatctactactctttcagtaaaataatattttctcatgttgcttttgatctttcccccaactaacttcagattgtgtccccttgttcttgtgttcactttcctattaaaaacacttccctcctggaccttatttaaccctttaacatatttaaatgtttcgatcatgtccccccttttccttctgtcttccagactacacagattgagttcattaagtctttcttgatacgttttatgcttaagaccttccaccattcttgtagcccgtctttggacccgttaaattttgtcaatatctttttgtaggtgaggtctccagaactgaacacagtattccaaatgtggtctcaccagcactctatatagcgggatcataatctccctcttcctgctttttatagcTCTAgctagaactgccaatacaatactcagattgagaattccttttccccaagtgcattattttacatttggaaacattaaactgcagtttccatttctttgaccatttatctagtaaagctaaatcatttaccatattacagacacctccaggaatatcaaccctattgcacactttagagtcatcggcaaataggcaaaccttccctacc
This genomic window from Erythrolamprus reginae isolate rEryReg1 chromosome 1, rEryReg1.hap1, whole genome shotgun sequence contains:
- the LOC139157547 gene encoding photoreceptor outer segment membrane glycoprotein 2-like, which translates into the protein MAILKVKFTKTKRDKLAQILWILNWFSVISGAVVFSLGLFLKIEIRKRKEVIARWDINSVPNILISIGAIVCMINFFGGKICYDCTDANKFNRWKLIMLPYIVCTLCFTFCIFVGAIMCYTMRNELEESLYLGLANAIRFYKDTDIPGRCYLKRTIDTLQIRFQCCGNNGFRDWFEIQWVSPRYLDTTSEDVLDRLKSNIDGKFLVDGVPFSCCNPNSPRPCIQYQLTNNTAHYRYDFMTEELNIWMKGCREALLDYYTDIMRSIGITTFVVWVFELLVLIGVRYLQTAMRNLLLQVDPLCDSDGWLFENSFVETAMWNVTKIKHLGKGDQVSSVLDNSHMDVCTARNSENTTSKDIPAS